A genome region from Zootoca vivipara chromosome 11, rZooViv1.1, whole genome shotgun sequence includes the following:
- the LOC132592812 gene encoding uncharacterized protein LOC132592812 isoform X2, whose product MATILELPETTTSGPADSSDDDFVGPSGVLMPNASSTPMVVPAPPPVKRRSEGKQPRRTRRARQAKGRVSGQGQGGRTGASSNVVVSPVAPSQTLAVASRREGLSSASGEEALPVPARASSGGKRRHKSRSRRRAKRRKDDTSASTTSGSSSSSEGSDHSMGLYWAYGEVDSGLPRWAWARRANSHRARYGAVQECLDGELVPETTVSTNSTRDIIPGSHLSSKLRSRILDGKYVDIFDLAPPEEVVPEQGNALVGTKKKGRGRKVERTFERWLDCYQVFSGVVVAAYPRRALHLIVYQSIVRSAYNMAGEAAAIAYDERFRRRASKIDTARFDRKDLDLWTTYVAPSVSRKPAEQQRAKTQPFKAAPKLRCWDFNKGLCQRPRCIYAHTCDRCGGSHPAVNCYAGRRPFRGGRGGFRQAPRGSAPALPAPPAASTSK is encoded by the coding sequence ATGGCGACCATTCTGGAACTGCCTGAGACCACCACGTCTGGGCCAGCTGACTCGTCGGATGACGACTTCGTGGGGCCTTCTGGTGTTCTGATGCCGAATGCCTCTTCCACTCCTATGGTGGTGCCGGCGCCCCCTCCCGTCAAACGACGAAGTGAGGGGAAGCAGCCTCGGCGCACCAGGAGGGCGAGGCAGGCTAAGGGCAGAGTAAGTGGGCAAGGGCAGGGGGGGCGGACGGGGGCCTCCTCTAATGTTGTTGTTTCgcccgttgctccatcccagacTCTTGCCGTCGCCTCGCGGCGCGAGGGGCTTTCGTCGGCATCCGGCGAGGAAGCCCTCCCAGTGCCGGCTAGAGCGTCGAGTGGCGGAAAACGTCGTCACAAAAGTCGTTCCAGGAGGCGGGCAAAGAGGCGCAAGGACGATACCTCGGCTTCGACCACCTCAGGTTCGTCCTCTAGCTCCGAGGGTTCTGATCACTCTATGGGGTTGTACTGGGCTTACGGGGAAGTGGATTCTGGCCTTCCTCGTTGGGCCTGGGCTCGTCGAGCGAATTCGCATCGTGCTCGTTATGGAGCTGTTCAAGAATGTCTCGACGGAGAGTTGGTCCCGGAAACCACGGTTTCCACCAACAGTACTAGGGATATTATTCCGGGCAGTCACTTGTCCTCTAAATTGAGGTCTAGGATATTGGATGGTAAATATGTAGACATTTTTGATTTAGCTCCACCAGAGGAGGTGGTCCCTGAGCAAGGAAACGCCCTCGTTGGTACTAAGAAgaaaggcagggggagaaaggtgGAGCGGACTTTCGAGCGTTGGCTCGATTGTTATCAAGTTTTTTCCGGGGTAGTAGTAGCGGCATATCCCCGCAGGGCTCTACACCTTATCGTGTACCAGTCCATCGTAAGGTCAGCATATAACATGGCAGGGGAAGCGGCCGCAATTGCTTATGATGAAAGATTTCGCAGGCGGGCGTCAAAAATTGACACCGCCCGCTTTGACAGGAAAGACTTGGACCTTTGGACCACGTATGTGGCTCCGTCGGTTTCACGGAAACCCGCCGAGCAGCAAAGGGCTAAGACCCAGCCTTTTAAGGCGGCACCTAAATTGCGCTGCTGGGATTTCAATAAAGGACTGTGTCAGCGCCCGCGGTGTATTTATGCGCACACTTGTGACCGGTGTGGCGGTAGCCACCCGGCTGTTAACTGCTATGCGGGCCGGCGGCCCTTTCGTGGGGGTCGGGGAGGATTCAGGCAGGCGCCAAGGGGTTccgcccctgccctccccgctccccccgcaGCTTCCACATCAAAGTGA
- the LOC132592812 gene encoding uncharacterized protein LOC132592812 isoform X1, with amino-acid sequence MAAHPSTSGKSKRVIKGASQKLRSPASQAAGRVEAFIASIAGDPQALAQLGSGLDALLQNPASHPAASTSAGLPLEAGREAATTAMPPDRQGPDPLSAPSTSAGVSLDPGQATVAASQPLSPMATILELPETTTSGPADSSDDDFVGPSGVLMPNASSTPMVVPAPPPVKRRSEGKQPRRTRRARQAKGRVSGQGQGGRTGASSNVVVSPVAPSQTLAVASRREGLSSASGEEALPVPARASSGGKRRHKSRSRRRAKRRKDDTSASTTSGLADVHIWMVGHSIVHWAGLRAGQTPLGPRLGLPSNIQVTWMGKRGMRWGELLPLLRRKALLLGCPSALVIQLGENDIPAVDPLSLRLAILRDLLEIRTWFPDTVVFWSQMLQRMQWRGDIPPLAGERARKRVNSAASKRVYEIGGSLIRHPEINVRAPLLYRDDGVHLSPDGYDIWLRDVSEGLKSWLGL; translated from the exons ATGGCGGCCCACCCATCCACTTCAGGGAAATCTAAGAGGGTCATTAAGGGCGCTTCGCAGAAGCTGCGTTCGCCAGCCTCGCAGGCAGCGGGTCGCGTGGAAGCATTCATCGCTAGCATTGCTGGTGACCCACAGGCCCTGGCCCAGCTTGGATCTGGGCTTGATGCCTTATTACAGAACCCGGCCTCTCATCCTGCCGCCTCGACCTCTGCTGGTTTACCTCTGGAAGCAGGGCGGGAGGCGGCGACTACGGCCATGCCTCCAGACCGGCAAGGCCCagaccctctttctgccccctctaCCTCTGCAGGTGTATCCCTGGACCCTGGGCAAGCTACGGTGGCGGCGTCGCAGCCTCTGTCCCCCATGGCGACCATTCTGGAACTGCCTGAGACCACCACGTCTGGGCCAGCTGACTCGTCGGATGACGACTTCGTGGGGCCTTCTGGTGTTCTGATGCCGAATGCCTCTTCCACTCCTATGGTGGTGCCGGCGCCCCCTCCCGTCAAACGACGAAGTGAGGGGAAGCAGCCTCGGCGCACCAGGAGGGCGAGGCAGGCTAAGGGCAGAGTAAGTGGGCAAGGGCAGGGGGGGCGGACGGGGGCCTCCTCTAATGTTGTTGTTTCgcccgttgctccatcccagacTCTTGCCGTCGCCTCGCGGCGCGAGGGGCTTTCGTCGGCATCCGGCGAGGAAGCCCTCCCAGTGCCGGCTAGAGCGTCGAGTGGCGGAAAACGTCGTCACAAAAGTCGTTCCAGGAGGCGGGCAAAGAGGCGCAAGGACGATACCTCGGCTTCGACCACCTCAG ggctcgcggacgtgcacatatggatggtgggacattccatagtccattgggcaggccttcgcgctggccaaacgccattgggtcctcgacttggccttccatccaaCATCCAAGTGACCTGGATGGGCAAGAGGGGCATGCGCTGGGGGGAGCTTCTCCCTTTGCTGCGGCGCAAAGCCCTCTTGCTCGGGTGCCCGTCCGCCCTGGTGATCCAGCTGGGAGAAAATGACATCCCCGCTGTGGACCCGTTATCTCTTCGCCTGGCTATCCTACGAGATTTGTTGGAGATAAGGACTTGGTTCCCTGATACCGTCGTTTtttggtcccaaatgttgcagaggatgcaatggcggggtgatattcctcctctggctggggaaagagcTAGGAAGAGGGTTAACAGCGCAGCATCCAAACGGGTGTACGAAATCGGGGGGAGTTTGATTCGTCATCCCGAAATTAATGTTAGAGCCCCGCTTTTATATCGGGATGATGGGGTTCACTTATCCCCTGATGGGTATGATATTTGGCTGCGTGATGTGTctgagggtttaaaaagttggttaggtctctga